The Clostridiales bacterium genome includes a window with the following:
- a CDS encoding alpha/beta-type small acid-soluble spore protein, with amino-acid sequence MANKSNSKSTTSFDDMKYEIAKEIGVNLKPGYNGDLTSKEAGKIGGTIVKKVFQSYTNNSYPSSNTNNN; translated from the coding sequence ATGGCAAACAAATCAAATAGCAAATCAACAACTTCTTTTGATGATATGAAATATGAAATAGCAAAAGAAATAGGTGTCAACTTAAAACCTGGTTACAACGGAGACCTAACTTCAAAAGAAGCTGGTAAAATTGGAGGAACTATAGTAAAAAAAGTTTTTCAATCTTATACTAACAATTCATATCCTTCATCTAATACAAACAATAATTAA
- a CDS encoding D-alanyl-D-alanine carboxypeptidase, whose protein sequence is MLKKSTLLIVCLCMFINIQMNCFGDDNLDDEPDYPVFLKQSTSIPNVEAQSAIVIDCDTGRVLYEKNAYQKRPMASTTKIMTAILAIENGNLNDTVSVSKKAAYVGGSTIKLKEGQTYKLVELLYGLLMKSGNDAAIAIAEHIGGDVNKFVEMMNKKALDINALDTNFVNPHGLDNNNHYTTAYDLANMARYAMKKPEFAKIVATKNKSISGGKVFNNTNEMLFLYQGCNGVKTGFTSKAGRCLVTSVQRGTENYIAVVLGCETKNKRAQSSKEILDYAYGNYKRYELVNKEYVYTTTNVKKGKSKHIETIAKDTIVLPLNEYERSNLYTNEYVEKDLVAPIKKYKKVGYIEFKVDDKVIAKTDLVVKNSVLQKDFLDYLRDFFCCV, encoded by the coding sequence ATGTTAAAAAAATCTACATTACTAATAGTATGCTTGTGTATGTTTATAAATATACAAATGAATTGTTTTGGCGATGATAATTTAGATGATGAACCTGACTATCCAGTTTTTTTAAAACAATCAACTAGTATACCCAACGTGGAAGCCCAAAGTGCTATAGTGATAGACTGTGATACGGGAAGAGTTTTATACGAGAAGAACGCATATCAAAAAAGGCCGATGGCTAGTACTACAAAGATAATGACAGCCATATTAGCTATAGAAAATGGAAATTTAAATGATACAGTAAGCGTAAGTAAAAAAGCTGCGTACGTAGGAGGATCTACAATAAAATTAAAAGAGGGTCAGACGTATAAGTTAGTGGAATTATTGTATGGCCTTCTTATGAAATCAGGAAATGATGCAGCTATAGCAATAGCCGAACACATAGGAGGAGATGTTAATAAATTTGTAGAGATGATGAACAAGAAGGCATTAGACATAAATGCATTAGATACTAATTTCGTAAATCCACATGGATTAGATAATAATAATCATTATACAACAGCCTATGATTTGGCCAATATGGCCAGATATGCTATGAAGAAACCAGAATTTGCAAAAATAGTCGCAACAAAAAATAAATCAATTAGCGGAGGTAAAGTTTTCAATAATACGAATGAAATGTTGTTTTTATATCAAGGATGTAATGGAGTAAAAACTGGATTTACAAGCAAAGCAGGTAGATGTTTGGTTACATCAGTACAGAGAGGGACTGAAAATTACATAGCAGTTGTATTAGGGTGTGAAACAAAAAATAAAAGGGCTCAAAGTAGTAAGGAAATATTAGATTATGCATATGGGAATTATAAAAGATATGAATTAGTGAACAAAGAATATGTGTATACAACAACAAATGTAAAAAAAGGAAAATCTAAACATATAGAAACAATAGCTAAGGATACAATAGTATTACCACTTAATGAATATGAAAGATCGAATTTGTATACGAATGAATACGTAGAAAAGGACTTGGTGGCTCCGATAAAAAAATATAAAAAGGTAGGATATATTGAATTTAAAGTAGATGACAAGGTTATAGCAAAAACAGATCTTGTAGTAAAGAACAGTGTTTTACAAAAAGATTTTTTGGATTATTTAAGAGATTTTTTCTGCTGTGTATAA